In one window of Anthonomus grandis grandis chromosome 11, icAntGran1.3, whole genome shotgun sequence DNA:
- the LOC126742040 gene encoding calcium-binding protein E63-1, producing MDMSVPCLGRRRSSSIKQEFSEKELKELRTAFDLLDRNQDGKVTTREFKIMLNNLGIDLKEDKVEALIKCASHAGKELIDENDFLKFVKQIQEMCPIRMKSGEDDQDLLAAFKVFDMDNDGFITKDELRIAMEMIGEDVTEDQLDHIMEVADTDKDGKINYKEFSHLLS from the exons AGCTCTTCAATTAAACAAGAATTCTCGGAAAAGGAACTAAAAG aattacgGACAGCCTTTGATCTTCTGGACCGAAACCAAGATGGCAAAGTAACCACGAGAGAATTCAAAATCATGCTCAACAATTTAGGAATCGACCTCAAAGAGGATAAAGTGGAAGCATTAATAAAATGCGCCAGTCATGCAG GTAAAGAGTTAATAGACGAAAATgactttctaaaatttgtcaaaCAAATACAAGAGATGTGTCCTATAAGAATGAAAAGTGGTGAAGACGATCAGGATCTCTTAGCAGCATTTAAAGTCTTTGATATGGATAATGACGGTTTTATCACTAAAGATGAGCTGAGAATAGCTATGGAAATGATCGGCGAAGATGTGACAGAAGATCAGTTGGACCATATTATGGAAGTAGCCGATACAGATAAGGACGGAAAGATTAACTATAAGG agtTTTCACATTTGCTATCGTAG